One stretch of Sphingomonas sp. HF-S4 DNA includes these proteins:
- a CDS encoding alpha-amylase family glycosyl hydrolase, with product MTEPLWWQSGAIYQIYPRSFQDSNGDGIGDLRGIESRLDDLVALGVDAIWISPIYPSPMADFGYDVADYTGIDPRFGTLDDFDSLLNAAHDRGLKLLLDFVPNHSSDQHPWFIESRSSRDNPKRDWYLWRDPAPNGGPPNNWISDFGGPAWEYDEGTGQYYYHAFLKEQPDLNWRNPDLRAAMLDVLSFWFDRGVDGFRIDVLWHMIKHRDFPDNPANPAYTPAMGEMHQMLQLHSTDQPEVHGLAAEMRRVADAYPERVLIGEIYLPVDKLMAYYGTGGPGVHLPFNFQLIEAPWDARSLATLIAEYEAALPPGGWPNWVLGNHDRPRAATRFGPEQARVAAMLLLTLRGTPTIYYGDEIGMTDVMIPAEQVYDPRELREPGIGLGRDPVRTPMAWDATPHAGFSTATAWLPLHSDWGARNVEAQREDPRSMWCLHRDLLALRRSRAALSIGDWLPVETAGNLLAYERRHGDARLLVVLNLGDTPESFAISEWAEGLSVLLTTGTGDDPAVLGPNEGYILG from the coding sequence ATGACCGAGCCCCTGTGGTGGCAATCCGGGGCGATCTACCAGATCTATCCCCGCTCGTTCCAGGACTCGAACGGCGACGGCATCGGCGACTTGCGCGGTATCGAATCGCGCCTCGACGATCTCGTCGCGCTCGGCGTCGATGCGATCTGGATCTCGCCGATCTACCCCAGCCCGATGGCTGATTTCGGCTATGACGTTGCCGATTACACCGGCATCGACCCGCGCTTCGGCACGCTCGACGACTTCGATTCACTGTTGAACGCCGCGCACGATCGCGGCCTCAAGCTGCTCCTCGATTTCGTCCCGAATCACAGCTCGGACCAGCACCCCTGGTTCATCGAAAGCCGGTCCTCGCGCGACAATCCCAAGCGCGACTGGTATCTCTGGCGCGACCCCGCCCCGAATGGCGGCCCGCCCAACAACTGGATCAGCGACTTCGGCGGCCCGGCATGGGAGTATGACGAAGGCACCGGTCAATATTACTACCACGCCTTCCTCAAGGAGCAGCCCGACCTCAACTGGCGCAATCCCGATCTGCGCGCGGCGATGCTCGACGTGCTAAGCTTCTGGTTCGATCGCGGCGTCGATGGTTTCCGGATCGACGTGCTGTGGCACATGATCAAGCACCGCGATTTCCCCGACAATCCGGCCAACCCCGCCTACACCCCGGCGATGGGCGAGATGCACCAGATGCTCCAGCTCCATTCGACCGACCAGCCCGAAGTCCATGGCCTCGCCGCCGAGATGCGCCGCGTCGCCGATGCCTATCCCGAACGCGTGCTGATCGGCGAGATCTACCTGCCGGTTGACAAGCTGATGGCCTATTACGGCACTGGCGGGCCGGGGGTGCACCTCCCTTTCAACTTCCAGCTGATCGAGGCGCCGTGGGACGCGCGGTCGCTCGCTACGCTGATCGCCGAGTACGAAGCCGCGCTGCCGCCCGGCGGCTGGCCGAACTGGGTGCTCGGCAACCACGATCGCCCCCGCGCGGCGACGCGCTTCGGCCCCGAACAGGCGCGCGTGGCGGCGATGCTGCTGCTCACGCTGCGCGGCACCCCGACGATCTATTATGGCGACGAGATCGGCATGACTGACGTCATGATCCCGGCGGAGCAGGTATACGATCCGCGCGAGCTGCGCGAGCCCGGCATCGGCCTGGGCCGCGATCCCGTCCGCACCCCGATGGCCTGGGACGCCACGCCCCATGCCGGCTTTTCCACCGCGACGGCCTGGCTCCCGCTCCACTCGGACTGGGGGGCGCGCAATGTCGAAGCCCAACGCGAAGACCCGCGCTCGATGTGGTGCCTCCATCGCGACCTGCTCGCGCTCCGCCGGTCGCGCGCCGCGCTGTCGATCGGCGACTGGCTTCCCGTAGAGACAGCGGGCAACCTGCTCGCCTATGAACGCCGCCACGGCGATGCGCGCTTGCTGGTCGTCCTCAATCTCGGCGACACGCCCGAGAGCTTCGCGATATCCGAATGGGCCGAGGGGTTGTCGGTTCTGCTCACCACCGGGACCGGCGACGATCCCGCGGTGCTGGGCCCGAACGAAGGCTATATCCTGGGATGA
- a CDS encoding YcxB family protein: MERQASFEIDLATHMNAQRLHQHVQLRSKRALRGYLILSAVYSVLFVGVAMLSGSRQGDPWWIVGALFAGPVVGAIVCGLMQLVHGWMLPRRITRVHAQHHALRDPMRIAWDDSQFTLEGESGSTRLAWGRFVQWAEARGMILLYQTDNLFNLIPEATLSAEQRGEIVAALEGAGVKRVGPRA; the protein is encoded by the coding sequence ATGGAACGACAGGCGAGTTTCGAAATAGATCTGGCGACGCATATGAATGCGCAGCGGCTGCACCAGCACGTCCAGTTGCGCAGCAAGCGGGCGTTGCGCGGCTATCTGATCCTGTCGGCGGTCTATTCGGTGCTGTTCGTCGGGGTGGCGATGCTGTCGGGCAGCCGACAGGGCGATCCGTGGTGGATCGTGGGCGCGCTGTTTGCCGGGCCGGTGGTCGGCGCGATCGTGTGCGGACTGATGCAGTTGGTTCACGGCTGGATGCTGCCGCGCCGGATCACGCGGGTTCATGCGCAGCATCATGCGCTGCGCGATCCGATGCGGATCGCGTGGGACGACAGCCAGTTCACGCTGGAAGGCGAATCGGGATCGACTCGGCTGGCATGGGGACGCTTCGTCCAATGGGCCGAGGCGCGCGGAATGATCCTGCTCTATCAGACCGACAATCTTTTCAACCTGATCCCCGAAGCGACGCTGAGCGCCGAGCAGCGCGGCGAGATCGTCGCGGCGCTGGAGGGCGCAGGTGTGAAGCGGGTCGGGCCGCGCGCATAG
- a CDS encoding glycosyltransferase family 4 protein yields MKIAMLAPIAWRTPPRHYGPWELVTSLLTEALVARGVDVTLFATQDSITAGTLAGVVPRGYEEDPTIDAKVWEYAHQSHLFARAAEFDLIHNQADFPAHAYAPLIDTPMVTTIHGFSSDRILPMYKPFEDRVHYVAISEADRHPSLKYAATIHHGIRLDEFPFDAQGSDDLLFFGRMHPDKGAREAIHVAQASGRHLDLYGIVQDQGYFEREVQPHLSDRIVYHGPVGGEARLKALGGATALLHLINFDEPFGLSVIEAMACGTPVIAIDRGSMPELITPETGMLVHSVDEAISALDKIDTIDRAACRARIEAHFSVEAMADRYIALYERILG; encoded by the coding sequence ATGAAGATCGCAATGCTGGCGCCGATCGCGTGGCGCACGCCCCCGCGGCACTATGGCCCGTGGGAACTGGTGACGAGCCTGCTCACCGAAGCGCTGGTCGCGCGCGGTGTGGACGTCACCTTGTTCGCCACGCAGGATTCGATCACCGCGGGCACGCTCGCCGGGGTGGTGCCGCGCGGCTACGAGGAAGATCCGACGATCGACGCCAAGGTCTGGGAATATGCCCACCAGTCGCACCTCTTCGCCCGCGCCGCCGAGTTCGACCTGATCCACAACCAGGCCGATTTCCCCGCCCATGCCTATGCCCCGCTGATCGACACGCCGATGGTGACCACGATCCATGGCTTCTCGTCGGATCGGATATTGCCGATGTACAAGCCATTCGAGGATCGCGTGCATTATGTCGCGATCAGCGAGGCGGACCGGCACCCGAGCCTGAAATACGCCGCGACGATCCACCACGGCATCCGCCTCGACGAATTCCCCTTCGACGCGCAGGGCAGCGACGACCTTCTCTTCTTCGGCCGCATGCACCCAGACAAGGGGGCCAGGGAGGCGATCCACGTCGCCCAGGCCAGCGGCCGCCACCTTGATCTCTACGGCATCGTCCAGGACCAGGGCTATTTCGAGCGCGAGGTCCAGCCGCACCTCAGCGACCGCATCGTCTATCACGGGCCGGTGGGCGGCGAAGCGCGCCTGAAGGCGCTCGGCGGTGCCACGGCGCTGCTCCACCTGATCAACTTCGACGAACCCTTTGGCCTCTCGGTGATCGAGGCGATGGCGTGTGGGACGCCGGTTATCGCGATCGATCGCGGCAGCATGCCCGAGCTGATCACGCCGGAGACCGGCATGCTGGTCCATTCGGTGGATGAGGCGATCTCCGCTCTCGACAAGATCGACACGATTGATCGCGCCGCCTGCCGCGCGCGCATCGAAGCCCACTTCTCGGTCGAGGCGATGGCGGACCGCTATATCGCGCTGTACGAGCGTATATTGGGCTGA